Proteins from a genomic interval of Brucella intermedia LMG 3301:
- a CDS encoding UdgX family uracil-DNA binding protein (This protein belongs to the uracil DNA glycosylase superfamily, members of which act in excision repair of DNA. However, it belongs more specifically to UdgX branch, whose founding member was found to bind uracil in DNA (where it does not belong), without cleaving it, appears to promote DNA repair by a pathway involving RecA, rather than base excision.) yields the protein MIYSVKLPDGGTFDAWREMARIAISHGIEPNDIDWIGADGLFDGASLPNAPGEHKASVTQGFLKLAHSVIWHSNPERFGLLYQALWRLDRNAGEPLSHADPLGRRLHLMAKSVGRDIHKMHAFVRFRELPETGLRRRFAAWFEPEHNIVEPGSSFFAKRFADMDWVIATPRLTARFEAGRLSYHPGGSRPDLSEDATETLWGTYFANIFNPARVKLNAMRAEMPKKYWKNLPETRLIPDMLRDAESRVERMRAAAETSPAAGAVAISTRYRAAMPQTPEFPQTMVEARAAAGHCRRCGLCEAATQTVWGEGPEDAELMIVGEQPGDREDLEGRPFVGPAGHLLREAMVAAGAEVRQTWLTNAVKHFKFMPRGKRRLHQNPDRQEILHCRWWLGLELAFIRPRMVVALGASAAFALTDNNAPLTSRRGQAEIGLHGGPVLISWHPSYILRLNDSVARERARRELIEDIIQAARMGVSV from the coding sequence ATGATCTATTCCGTTAAACTACCCGACGGCGGCACCTTCGATGCGTGGCGTGAGATGGCGCGCATCGCGATATCACATGGTATCGAGCCAAATGATATCGATTGGATCGGAGCAGACGGATTGTTTGATGGGGCGTCGCTGCCCAATGCGCCTGGTGAGCATAAGGCAAGCGTTACGCAGGGGTTTTTGAAGCTTGCGCATTCGGTTATCTGGCATTCTAATCCGGAACGGTTCGGACTGCTCTATCAGGCGTTGTGGCGGCTTGACCGAAACGCGGGAGAACCTTTAAGCCATGCGGACCCGCTTGGGCGGCGGCTGCATCTCATGGCAAAATCGGTTGGTCGTGATATCCACAAGATGCATGCTTTCGTACGGTTTCGCGAATTACCTGAGACTGGATTGCGTCGTCGCTTTGCTGCTTGGTTTGAGCCGGAGCATAATATAGTCGAGCCGGGTAGTTCCTTTTTCGCAAAGCGTTTCGCGGATATGGACTGGGTGATCGCCACGCCAAGGCTTACAGCTCGATTTGAAGCCGGCAGACTTAGCTACCATCCAGGCGGTTCACGCCCTGACTTATCGGAAGATGCCACCGAAACGCTTTGGGGCACCTATTTCGCGAACATCTTCAATCCGGCACGGGTAAAGTTGAATGCGATGCGCGCGGAAATGCCTAAGAAGTATTGGAAGAACCTACCCGAAACGCGCCTGATTCCAGATATGTTACGAGATGCCGAGTCGCGAGTGGAGCGAATGCGCGCGGCCGCAGAAACGTCACCAGCGGCTGGCGCAGTCGCGATTTCGACCCGTTATCGCGCTGCGATGCCGCAAACGCCCGAGTTCCCTCAGACAATGGTCGAAGCGCGAGCGGCTGCCGGACATTGTCGGCGATGTGGATTATGCGAGGCCGCAACCCAGACTGTTTGGGGTGAGGGGCCCGAAGACGCTGAGCTCATGATTGTAGGAGAACAGCCGGGTGATCGTGAGGATCTGGAAGGTCGACCGTTCGTAGGTCCGGCAGGTCACCTCTTGCGTGAAGCCATGGTTGCAGCAGGAGCAGAAGTCAGGCAGACATGGCTGACCAATGCAGTTAAGCACTTCAAGTTCATGCCGCGTGGCAAGCGCCGCCTGCATCAAAATCCTGACCGGCAGGAAATTCTGCATTGTCGCTGGTGGCTGGGGCTCGAATTGGCTTTCATCCGTCCACGCATGGTGGTTGCGTTGGGGGCCTCTGCGGCGTTCGCTCTGACGGATAACAACGCTCCTCTTACTTCGCGACGCGGTCAGGCTGAAATCGGGTTACATGGTGGACCGGTGCTGATCTCCTGGCATCCATCCTATATCTTGCGGTTAAACGACAGTGTCGCGAGAGAACGTGCAAGGCGTGAATTGATCGAAGATATAATCCAGGCCGCTCGCATGGGCGTATCTGTCTGA
- a CDS encoding FAD-NAD(P)-binding protein produces MKNIAIVGTGPTGIYTFFSLLKFAEPMSISIYEKEDEAGVGMPYNDDENSRMMLANIASIEIPPITSTYLDWLRKQDETRLARYRVDKEGLHDRQFLPRILLGEYFRDQFLALVEAARRKNFEVEVHESCEVTDIEATADGVKLWTEGKLDSKLLDLVVIATGHVWPDGDEATRSYFPSPWSGLIEARIPACKVGIMGTSLSAIDAAMAVVAQHGSFIEEEDENLRFDLDPDSKGLAITLMSRSGILPEADFYCPIPYEPLQIATEQAINREIESGASGLLDRIFALVAREIEDADPAWSERVSLSELNADSFADAYFADRQNHDAFRWAEYNLKEVERNKREKHTVPWRYAILRLHEVVQEIIPRLNEEDRKRFDTGLCKVFVDNYAAIPSESIRRLLALRKAGLIDVLELGHDYDMEVRNDHTVIAIGSEVRTFDVFIDARGQKPLKTKDLPFPSLRRQLVSVGEDIPEVSDDYTLLVPDIACGKIAFGALPYLMHDQPFVQGITASADIGAAMATAVSELKHQTRRRLPFIDLS; encoded by the coding sequence ATGAAGAACATTGCTATTGTCGGCACCGGTCCGACCGGGATCTACACTTTCTTTTCGCTGCTCAAATTCGCAGAGCCAATGTCCATCTCGATCTACGAGAAGGAAGATGAAGCTGGCGTAGGCATGCCTTATAATGACGATGAGAACAGCCGGATGATGCTGGCCAACATCGCCAGCATCGAGATTCCGCCGATTACCTCGACCTATCTGGACTGGCTGCGCAAGCAGGACGAGACGCGTCTCGCTCGATACCGGGTCGACAAGGAAGGTCTTCACGATCGACAATTCCTGCCTCGCATTCTGCTGGGCGAATATTTCCGGGATCAGTTTCTGGCTCTTGTCGAGGCAGCGCGTCGAAAAAACTTTGAAGTCGAAGTGCACGAATCCTGCGAGGTCACGGATATCGAAGCCACGGCCGATGGTGTCAAACTCTGGACTGAGGGGAAGCTCGATTCGAAACTCCTCGATCTCGTCGTCATCGCCACCGGCCACGTCTGGCCCGACGGCGACGAAGCAACGCGCAGTTATTTTCCCAGCCCCTGGTCTGGACTGATCGAAGCCAGGATACCAGCGTGTAAAGTGGGCATTATGGGGACATCGCTCAGCGCCATCGACGCAGCAATGGCGGTCGTTGCCCAACATGGAAGCTTTATCGAGGAAGAAGACGAAAACCTGCGCTTCGACCTTGACCCGGACAGTAAAGGTCTGGCGATAACGCTTATGTCCCGTTCAGGCATCCTGCCAGAAGCGGATTTTTATTGCCCGATCCCTTACGAGCCCTTGCAGATTGCCACGGAGCAGGCGATCAACAGGGAGATCGAGAGCGGTGCCAGTGGCTTGCTTGACAGGATATTCGCCTTGGTCGCGCGCGAAATCGAGGACGCCGATCCGGCCTGGAGCGAGCGTGTTTCGCTTTCGGAACTCAACGCTGACAGCTTCGCTGATGCCTACTTTGCCGACCGCCAAAACCACGATGCGTTCCGCTGGGCAGAATACAATCTCAAAGAAGTCGAGCGCAACAAGCGGGAGAAGCATACCGTCCCCTGGCGCTATGCAATCCTTCGGCTGCACGAGGTCGTTCAGGAGATTATTCCGCGTCTCAATGAAGAGGACCGCAAGCGGTTCGATACAGGACTCTGCAAGGTCTTCGTCGACAACTATGCTGCAATCCCGTCGGAATCGATCCGCAGGCTACTGGCGCTGCGCAAGGCCGGCCTGATAGACGTCCTCGAACTAGGGCACGATTACGACATGGAGGTAAGGAACGATCACACCGTCATCGCCATCGGCTCGGAAGTACGGACATTCGACGTGTTCATCGACGCCCGAGGCCAGAAGCCACTCAAGACGAAGGATTTGCCGTTTCCGTCACTGCGCCGGCAACTCGTTTCGGTCGGAGAGGATATTCCGGAGGTCTCAGACGACTACACTCTGCTGGTACCGGACATTGCATGTGGCAAGATTGCGTTCGGCGCGCTGCCGTATCTGATGCACGACCAGCCCTTCGTGCAGGGAATTACGGCAAGTGCCGACATTGGAGCAGCAATGGCCACTGCTGTCAGTGAACTAAAACACCAAACGCGCCGGCGGCTTCCTTTTATTGATCTCTCCTGA
- a CDS encoding SPW repeat protein: MLKSLSSYNRTAFDVVNIIAGLGLLLSPWYLGYAAETYAAWNAWIVGAAVTLIAVAALYTFHQVEEWTNVALGLWSVIAPWALGFSALPAAMWVHVVAGLVVAVLAAVSLWSTTNRPLSTA; encoded by the coding sequence ATGCTGAAGTCTTTGTCTTCCTATAACCGGACGGCTTTCGATGTCGTCAACATCATTGCCGGTCTCGGTCTTCTGCTCTCGCCCTGGTATCTCGGCTATGCGGCTGAAACCTATGCCGCATGGAATGCCTGGATCGTCGGTGCTGCCGTGACGCTGATCGCGGTCGCTGCGCTCTACACATTCCATCAGGTCGAGGAATGGACCAACGTGGCGCTCGGCCTTTGGTCCGTAATCGCGCCTTGGGCACTGGGCTTCTCTGCCCTCCCAGCCGCGATGTGGGTGCATGTGGTCGCCGGCCTCGTCGTCGCCGTGCTCGCTGCGGTCAGCCTGTGGTCCACGACAAACCGACCTCTTTCGACAGCATGA
- a CDS encoding DNA-directed RNA polymerase subunit omega, protein MDTHVVFDCQKVLPNRFALTLAAASRIRALARGAEPRLDAVDRSVGDLALHEIAAGVFTRDELAPFLPGADERQLLPPPDPASKLRDGGVGGAAAPASRSRKTVH, encoded by the coding sequence ATGGATACGCATGTCGTTTTCGATTGCCAGAAGGTTCTGCCGAACCGGTTCGCGCTAACGCTTGCCGCTGCCTCCCGCATCCGGGCGCTCGCCCGGGGCGCGGAACCGAGGCTCGACGCAGTCGATCGCAGCGTGGGCGATCTTGCCCTGCACGAGATCGCAGCGGGCGTGTTCACGCGGGATGAACTCGCACCGTTTCTGCCTGGGGCGGATGAAAGGCAGCTTTTGCCTCCGCCCGATCCGGCTTCCAAGCTTCGTGATGGCGGTGTCGGAGGCGCCGCCGCACCCGCCTCCCGTTCGCGAAAGACGGTTCATTGA
- a CDS encoding ETC complex I subunit has translation MEMTRQINRSTGNSIPQEWPSNDNRHKPLSMGRSVFPDGAVARIYKPSRAVTTSGKARTKGWRLVFERRTAPFIEPLMGYTGGDDTLTQVELSFPTLQSAIRYAERQGLTYMVQTPPRQKTGNGRSQRADEKQAYVGKSTHAFSDATLDRLGLAALQETYGRALDGAVNRNDPSGPESWTTPMKVISDPKLTLEAKRAILMNWAWTEYLIDQATNEGMPENDRPSRLYEVEQALLALEREVADDRDDSDTRKAA, from the coding sequence ATGGAGATGACGAGACAGATCAACAGATCAACTGGAAATTCAATTCCGCAAGAGTGGCCGTCGAACGACAACCGGCACAAGCCCCTTTCGATGGGGCGCTCGGTCTTCCCGGATGGCGCGGTTGCGCGTATCTACAAGCCGTCCCGCGCGGTGACGACCTCCGGCAAGGCCCGCACGAAGGGCTGGCGACTTGTGTTCGAGCGGCGCACCGCGCCCTTCATTGAGCCGCTGATGGGCTACACGGGCGGCGACGATACGCTGACCCAGGTCGAGCTGAGCTTCCCGACATTGCAATCGGCCATCCGCTATGCCGAGCGACAGGGTCTGACCTATATGGTCCAGACACCGCCCCGGCAGAAGACAGGCAATGGCCGCAGCCAGCGCGCCGATGAGAAGCAGGCGTATGTAGGAAAATCAACCCACGCCTTCTCGGACGCGACCCTCGACCGGCTCGGGCTCGCCGCCCTTCAGGAGACCTACGGGCGTGCGCTCGACGGCGCGGTGAACCGCAACGACCCGTCCGGTCCTGAAAGCTGGACGACGCCCATGAAGGTGATCAGCGATCCGAAGCTAACGCTAGAGGCGAAGCGCGCGATTCTGATGAACTGGGCCTGGACCGAGTACCTGATCGACCAGGCCACCAACGAAGGCATGCCCGAGAACGACCGGCCGTCGCGGCTCTACGAGGTCGAGCAGGCGCTGCTCGCGCTTGAACGCGAGGTTGCGGATGATCGGGATGATTCAGACACACGAAAGGCAGCATGA
- a CDS encoding Hsp20/alpha crystallin family protein, protein MSVRDLIPWGRSSGNQVPSVLRDGDRDPFLSLHREVNRLFDDVFRGVGSNLPSIVGASAFSGGWPSVEISDGEKEIKVTAEVPGLEEKDIEVLLDDGVLTLRGEKRSETEDKDRQFSERFYGRFERRIPLGYEVKDDQVDARFKNGVLTVTLPKSEKAQSQVKRIAIKS, encoded by the coding sequence ATGAGTGTCCGTGATCTGATCCCCTGGGGCCGCAGCAGCGGCAATCAGGTTCCCAGTGTCTTGCGCGATGGCGATCGTGATCCGTTCCTTTCGCTGCATCGCGAGGTAAACAGGCTGTTCGACGACGTCTTCCGCGGCGTCGGCTCGAACCTGCCCTCTATCGTGGGAGCTTCCGCCTTCAGCGGCGGCTGGCCGAGCGTGGAGATCTCCGACGGCGAGAAGGAAATCAAGGTGACAGCTGAGGTGCCGGGCCTCGAAGAGAAGGACATCGAGGTCCTGCTCGACGACGGCGTGCTGACGCTGCGGGGCGAGAAGCGCTCCGAGACGGAGGACAAGGACCGACAGTTCTCCGAGCGCTTCTATGGCCGCTTCGAGCGTCGCATCCCGCTCGGCTACGAGGTCAAGGACGACCAGGTCGACGCGCGGTTCAAAAACGGCGTGCTGACCGTGACCTTGCCCAAGAGCGAAAAGGCGCAGTCGCAGGTGAAGCGCATCGCCATCAAGAGCTGA
- a CDS encoding Hsp20 family protein, translating into MRTTFDFTPLFRSSIGFDRMLNALEAASRVETIDNWPPYDIAKTGEDDYRITMAVAGFSQDELTITQEQNMLVVSGQKAGEDNSQYLHRGIAARTFQRRFELADHVKVVGASLVNGLLTIDLKREIPEEMKPRKIQIAAGEALPKVETRQIEADKQAA; encoded by the coding sequence ATGAGAACCACTTTCGATTTTACTCCCCTGTTCCGGTCGAGCATCGGCTTCGACCGAATGCTGAACGCGCTCGAAGCTGCGAGCCGTGTCGAGACCATCGACAACTGGCCGCCTTATGACATAGCCAAGACCGGCGAGGACGACTACCGCATCACCATGGCGGTGGCCGGCTTCTCGCAAGACGAACTGACCATCACCCAGGAGCAGAACATGCTCGTGGTGTCCGGTCAGAAGGCTGGCGAGGATAACAGCCAGTATCTGCATCGCGGAATTGCCGCGCGCACATTCCAGCGTCGCTTTGAACTGGCCGACCACGTGAAGGTCGTGGGCGCTAGCCTCGTCAATGGTCTGCTGACGATTGATCTCAAGCGTGAGATTCCCGAAGAGATGAAGCCGCGCAAGATCCAGATCGCGGCCGGCGAGGCACTGCCCAAGGTCGAGACCAGGCAGATCGAGGCCGACAAGCAGGCCGCCTGA
- a CDS encoding IS6 family transposase, with protein sequence MTEPRSSLYRRHRYPSEIIAEAVWLYFRFPLSFRMVEDMLAYRGIFVTYKTVYEWAEKFARAYASNIRRRTPRLGDKWHLDECVISIKSEHHILWRAVDQDGFVLDVLVQKRRNTKAAKRFMRKLLSAQGCAPRIMVTDKLRSYGAAKRTMGLSVCDHRQHKGLNNRAENSHQPIRRRERVMKRFKSARHVQNFTSIHDPIYNLNYFPGNQFNAADHRELRQAATDMWREITCLKSA encoded by the coding sequence ATGACCGAACCTCGTTCTTCGCTTTACCGCCGCCATCGTTATCCATCTGAGATTATTGCAGAGGCGGTGTGGTTGTATTTCCGCTTTCCGCTAAGCTTTCGCATGGTTGAAGACATGCTGGCTTATCGTGGCATCTTCGTCACATATAAGACCGTGTACGAATGGGCGGAGAAATTCGCACGTGCTTATGCCAGTAATATCCGTCGCCGCACACCGCGGCTTGGCGATAAATGGCACCTGGATGAATGTGTAATATCTATCAAAAGTGAGCATCACATTCTTTGGCGAGCAGTTGATCAGGATGGTTTTGTTTTGGATGTTCTGGTCCAGAAACGCCGTAATACCAAGGCCGCCAAGCGCTTCATGCGCAAGCTTCTCTCTGCACAGGGCTGTGCACCCCGGATCATGGTCACCGATAAACTACGATCATATGGCGCTGCCAAACGAACGATGGGACTTAGCGTTTGCGATCATCGCCAGCATAAGGGTTTGAACAATCGGGCAGAGAATTCGCATCAGCCGATCCGACGACGAGAGCGGGTTATGAAGCGCTTTAAATCGGCGCGACATGTGCAAAATTTCACGTCGATACATGATCCGATCTACAACCTAAATTATTTCCCCGGAAACCAATTCAATGCCGCCGATCATCGTGAGTTACGACAAGCCGCCACTGACATGTGGCGCGAAATCACGTGCCTGAAATCCGCATGA
- a CDS encoding LysR family transcriptional regulator, with amino-acid sequence MCRGSINAKELFNGIRKIHDDMTSRAKRRKLPSLKALRAFEAVSHCQSFTAAAEELAVSQGAVSHQIKLLEQSLGCQLLIRGSRGVSVTAEGALLLEVCARAFDEIGAVATLIGQDNKTKILRVRAGPFFAMEVIASRIAGFLKQNPGIQLHLNNIDIDSIAQDTEDAQIKYCLHPPAGMYNIELLKEKLVPVCSPLLLANVANPEDLLVDPGIPRLHYRDVKDWKRWISHHGFDDLTANSNLFFDDQHTLLAAARSGQGIGFSHRPLVKNDVERGSLCIVSERYFEPEESYKFICSQENIATNQALQLFRDWLVNEVSTIC; translated from the coding sequence TTGTGCCGTGGGTCGATCAATGCAAAAGAACTATTCAATGGTATTAGAAAAATTCATGACGATATGACTTCAAGGGCGAAGCGGCGAAAACTCCCAAGCTTGAAAGCCTTAAGGGCTTTTGAGGCCGTTTCACATTGCCAAAGCTTCACTGCCGCCGCAGAAGAGCTTGCAGTCAGTCAGGGCGCTGTGAGCCATCAAATCAAACTCCTGGAACAGTCGTTGGGTTGTCAGTTGCTTATTCGCGGCTCGCGCGGTGTATCCGTTACCGCAGAAGGCGCGCTGCTGCTGGAGGTTTGTGCTCGCGCATTTGATGAAATCGGCGCAGTTGCGACGCTGATCGGACAGGACAACAAGACCAAAATCCTCCGGGTTCGCGCCGGTCCTTTTTTCGCAATGGAAGTGATCGCGAGCAGGATTGCTGGCTTCTTGAAGCAAAATCCAGGCATCCAGCTTCACCTGAATAATATCGACATAGATTCCATCGCTCAGGATACAGAAGACGCACAGATAAAATATTGTCTGCATCCGCCAGCAGGCATGTACAACATCGAACTTCTAAAAGAAAAACTGGTACCTGTCTGCAGTCCCTTACTTCTGGCCAATGTGGCAAATCCAGAAGATCTTCTCGTGGACCCTGGCATTCCTCGCTTGCATTATCGGGACGTAAAGGACTGGAAAAGATGGATATCCCACCACGGATTTGATGATCTAACCGCCAATTCAAACCTCTTTTTTGACGACCAACACACATTGTTGGCGGCTGCTCGTTCCGGACAGGGCATCGGTTTTTCTCATCGACCTCTGGTCAAAAACGACGTGGAGCGCGGAAGCCTGTGTATTGTGTCCGAGCGCTATTTCGAGCCCGAGGAATCCTACAAGTTTATATGCTCCCAAGAAAACATTGCCACCAACCAGGCGCTGCAGCTTTTTCGCGACTGGCTCGTCAACGAAGTGTCGACCATCTGTTAG
- a CDS encoding ABC transporter substrate-binding protein, whose amino-acid sequence MVLVSHFREHLRCTGQRRIKGERNVLTQAKMGIVAALVAVCGALPAHAEEIRMGAEGAYAPFNYLDPSGQLKGFDIDVGNAICEKLKADCVWSANEWSGIIPALQSKKFDIMASSMAITESRMQQVSFSDPYYYNTMRFVALKELGLKDVTPESAKGKVIGTQTGSIAFDALQRFFPNNEVKLYPTLEEAFLDIENGRIDLLLESKFALSDWIKKGADCCEFVGNEFLLDGTLGAGMAFRKDDVELRTRVNKALAEIIRDGSYDKISARYFDFDIREKPKFASEIFAK is encoded by the coding sequence TTGGTTCTGGTCTCGCACTTCAGAGAGCATCTCAGATGTACCGGACAACGGCGTATAAAAGGAGAACGAAACGTGCTTACGCAAGCTAAAATGGGAATTGTTGCTGCTCTTGTTGCCGTATGTGGCGCGCTTCCGGCCCACGCTGAAGAAATCCGCATGGGAGCTGAAGGTGCTTATGCCCCCTTCAATTATCTGGACCCGAGCGGGCAGCTCAAAGGCTTTGATATCGACGTCGGCAATGCGATCTGTGAGAAGCTGAAAGCTGATTGCGTATGGAGCGCTAACGAGTGGAGCGGGATTATTCCGGCGCTTCAGTCAAAGAAGTTCGACATCATGGCTTCGTCAATGGCTATTACTGAATCGCGTATGCAGCAGGTCAGCTTCTCCGATCCCTATTATTACAACACCATGCGGTTTGTTGCTTTGAAGGAGCTTGGCCTCAAGGATGTGACGCCGGAAAGTGCCAAGGGAAAGGTCATAGGCACCCAGACAGGCTCTATCGCATTCGATGCTTTGCAGCGCTTTTTCCCCAATAATGAGGTGAAGCTCTATCCGACACTTGAAGAAGCCTTCCTGGATATCGAGAATGGCCGCATTGACCTCTTGCTGGAATCCAAGTTCGCTCTCAGCGATTGGATTAAGAAGGGTGCAGATTGCTGCGAATTTGTCGGCAACGAGTTCCTTCTGGATGGAACTCTGGGTGCCGGAATGGCCTTCCGCAAGGATGACGTTGAACTGCGAACGCGCGTCAACAAGGCGCTTGCGGAGATCATCCGAGACGGTAGCTACGACAAGATCAGTGCCAGGTACTTTGATTTCGACATCAGGGAAAAGCCGAAATTCGCGAGTGAAATCTTCGCGAAGTAG
- a CDS encoding M81 family metallopeptidase, producing the protein MSYRVAIIELINESNTFTQNRTSISDFRASHYFKGDEIPANFRGTGSEVGGAIKVADEKSWTPVYITAAHAEPNGPVLETARQEITGECLRRLKEAGPFDGIFVALHGAMVTETDQDGDSQFLREIRSVVGYAVPIAITLDLHANIFDELADLAQIAVSFRTYPHIDMSEVGVEACSLLDQAMKGEIEPALAIGRPPMLLGCDDGRTTDNGPMCRLLESAYGEMQQPGILNVAVNAGFTDADVWAAGPSVIVTFDCKRVSRQTACDVADKMCDEIWAYKDQWSQPIPLDECIRQLKEARGAEGTIVVADFSDNPGSGAYSDCTALIAAMLQAGVTNAAAGAILDPEAVAEIAAKAIGETVTVTIGGKSDPSVGGGPLTVTGRVMSVSDGAFVFEGPMFTGLPGTTGKAVCLRVEGIDIMIVSERMQMLDQNIFRIVGIEPKEKSILAVKSMQHFKGAFGAIATQILVTDAGGLSSPDLSRRTYARVRRPIFPLDTLPDQHH; encoded by the coding sequence GTGTCCTATCGCGTTGCGATCATTGAACTCATCAATGAAAGTAATACCTTCACGCAAAATCGCACGAGCATCAGTGATTTTCGGGCGTCGCATTATTTCAAGGGCGATGAGATTCCAGCCAATTTCCGAGGCACCGGCTCAGAGGTCGGTGGCGCGATAAAGGTTGCGGACGAAAAGAGCTGGACGCCTGTTTATATCACCGCAGCCCATGCGGAACCTAACGGACCGGTGCTTGAAACTGCGCGTCAGGAAATCACCGGCGAGTGCCTGCGGCGGCTGAAGGAAGCCGGACCTTTTGACGGCATATTTGTTGCTCTGCATGGTGCCATGGTGACGGAGACCGATCAGGATGGCGACAGCCAGTTCCTTCGGGAGATCCGGTCGGTGGTTGGTTACGCTGTGCCGATCGCCATCACCCTGGACCTTCACGCGAACATTTTTGATGAATTGGCTGATCTGGCGCAGATCGCAGTTTCATTCCGGACTTATCCTCATATCGATATGAGTGAGGTCGGAGTAGAGGCCTGTTCGTTGCTGGATCAAGCCATGAAAGGGGAAATCGAACCTGCGCTGGCCATTGGGCGCCCACCAATGCTTCTTGGTTGTGATGATGGTCGCACAACAGATAACGGTCCCATGTGCCGCCTGCTCGAAAGTGCATACGGTGAGATGCAACAACCGGGAATCCTTAATGTGGCGGTCAATGCCGGTTTTACCGATGCTGATGTCTGGGCGGCGGGCCCGAGTGTGATCGTCACCTTCGACTGTAAACGCGTTAGCCGACAAACCGCTTGCGATGTCGCGGACAAGATGTGCGATGAAATCTGGGCTTATAAGGATCAGTGGTCGCAGCCGATACCTCTCGATGAATGTATTCGGCAATTGAAGGAGGCCCGAGGGGCCGAAGGCACGATTGTCGTCGCTGATTTTTCCGATAATCCCGGTTCGGGGGCCTATAGCGATTGCACTGCGCTCATTGCAGCGATGCTTCAGGCAGGTGTGACCAATGCTGCCGCAGGCGCGATTCTCGACCCCGAAGCGGTGGCGGAGATTGCAGCCAAGGCGATAGGAGAGACTGTTACGGTAACGATCGGCGGCAAATCTGATCCATCAGTCGGTGGCGGTCCTTTGACCGTGACAGGTCGTGTCATGTCGGTCAGCGACGGTGCCTTCGTCTTTGAGGGGCCGATGTTTACGGGTTTGCCCGGCACAACCGGAAAAGCCGTGTGCCTCCGCGTCGAGGGGATCGATATCATGATTGTGTCGGAACGCATGCAGATGCTGGACCAGAACATTTTTCGTATCGTCGGCATCGAGCCGAAAGAAAAATCCATTCTGGCGGTCAAATCAATGCAGCATTTCAAAGGGGCGTTCGGCGCGATTGCGACACAGATCCTTGTCACCGATGCTGGTGGCCTGAGCTCGCCTGACCTGTCGAGACGGACTTATGCTCGCGTGCGGCGTCCGATTTTCCCCCTGGACACACTGCCGGATCAACATCACTAA